The Cellulophaga sp. L1A9 genome window below encodes:
- a CDS encoding lysylphosphatidylglycerol synthase transmembrane domain-containing protein, with protein sequence MIKPNKKLVTALKIIVSAVLLYFVFTKINYNDVFDILKKTDPLYLSLATLFFILSKVISAFRVNLYFHQLNVFLTHKSNLKLYALGMFYNLFLPGGIGGDAYKGYIIKKEFPVDTKKIVSVLVLDRLSGLLLLFIYACLLIIFIDVTFIKNIEFYAIAAIGLSTVVFWFLTKKFFNYVLSIFWKTFGYSALVQLSQLVSVLFILKALDFDSNTVAYLFIFLISSIVSVIPLTIGGIGSRELTFFYGAEVLNLDENTSISISMMFFLITAMVSFIGIYYHFKKPKLQTRP encoded by the coding sequence GTGATAAAGCCCAATAAAAAGCTAGTAACAGCACTTAAAATTATAGTTAGTGCTGTTTTACTTTACTTTGTTTTTACTAAAATTAATTATAATGATGTTTTTGATATTTTAAAAAAAACAGATCCGTTATACTTAAGCTTAGCAACACTATTCTTTATTTTATCTAAGGTTATCTCTGCTTTCAGAGTTAATTTATATTTCCATCAATTAAATGTATTTCTAACCCATAAGAGTAATTTGAAGCTCTACGCCTTAGGTATGTTTTACAATTTGTTTTTACCAGGAGGTATTGGAGGCGATGCCTATAAAGGATATATTATTAAAAAAGAGTTCCCTGTAGATACGAAAAAAATTGTATCCGTTTTGGTTTTAGATCGCTTAAGCGGACTATTACTACTTTTTATTTATGCCTGTCTTCTTATTATTTTTATTGATGTAACTTTCATAAAAAATATTGAATTTTATGCTATTGCGGCAATAGGCTTAAGTACCGTAGTTTTCTGGTTTTTAACTAAAAAATTCTTTAATTATGTACTTTCTATTTTTTGGAAAACTTTTGGATACTCCGCTTTAGTTCAATTATCACAACTAGTTAGCGTGTTATTTATTTTGAAAGCATTAGACTTTGATAGTAATACGGTAGCGTATCTTTTTATATTCTTGATATCTTCTATTGTCTCTGTCATTCCTTTAACTATAGGCGGAATAGGAAGTAGAGAATTAACCTTCTTTTATGGTGCCGAAGTATTAAATTTAGACGAGAATACATCCATAAGCATTAGTATGATGTTCTTCTTAATCACCGCAATGGTTTCCTTTATTGGAATCTACTATCACTTTAAAAAACCGAAGTTACAGACGCGACCTTAA
- the msrA gene encoding peptide-methionine (S)-S-oxide reductase MsrA, translating to MNYLKITFIGLLALATTSCQSKTKETKNTPIHTEVPVQDLSSYETAYFASGCFWCVEAVFESVKGVKEVVSGYSGGKEKNPTYEAVGYGRTTHAEAVKIYYNPKEISFETLVKVYFGSHDPTTVDGQRPDMGKQYRSIAFYKNDNEKKIIEAYMTKLKNDKVYNKPLATEVTKFEIFYDAEDYHQDYEKKHPNNSYIKGVSVPRLKKFQSKFPELIKKDAH from the coding sequence ATGAACTATTTGAAAATTACTTTTATTGGACTCTTAGCGCTAGCGACCACGAGTTGCCAATCTAAAACAAAAGAAACTAAAAATACTCCAATACATACTGAGGTTCCCGTTCAAGATTTGTCTTCTTATGAAACTGCATATTTTGCCAGTGGCTGTTTCTGGTGTGTAGAAGCTGTATTTGAAAGTGTAAAAGGTGTTAAAGAAGTTGTCTCTGGTTATTCCGGAGGAAAAGAAAAAAATCCTACGTATGAGGCTGTTGGTTATGGTAGAACCACTCATGCAGAAGCAGTTAAAATATATTACAATCCTAAAGAAATAAGTTTTGAAACCTTGGTAAAGGTCTATTTTGGCTCTCATGATCCAACAACTGTAGATGGTCAACGTCCAGATATGGGAAAACAATATAGATCTATTGCCTTTTATAAAAATGATAATGAGAAAAAGATTATTGAGGCTTACATGACTAAATTAAAAAATGATAAGGTCTACAATAAGCCATTAGCTACAGAGGTCACTAAATTTGAAATCTTTTATGATGCAGAAGATTACCATCAAGATTATGAAAAAAAACATCCTAATAATTCTTATATAAAAGGTGTATCTGTTCCACGATTGAAAAAATTTCAAAGTAAATTTCCTGAACTAATAAAGAAAGACGCTCATTAA
- a CDS encoding aldose epimerase family protein yields MIQNTIKNDKIELTVLDFGAIIQKIIVKDKNGLPTNMVVGFDGPEDYLINPMFLGACIGRYAGRISQGSFSLDGKTFAIHKEEGVHLHGGTRGFDKKYFKVDEINHGAKPFIQLSYLSEHLEEGYPGNLKVTVTYTLDDDALIITHKATTDKKTVVNLTNHSYFKLDNAAEINHYDLQLDCSKILDTDKNLLPSGKLTEVAYTNYDFLEKKKINTTRLDTPFVISKSKDICASVHSGISGITLEVTTNQPAVVIYTPETTGSICFETQNYPDAPNHPNFPSSVLSNGEKYFNQSTFRFKA; encoded by the coding sequence TTGATTCAAAATACAATTAAAAATGACAAAATTGAGCTGACGGTTCTTGATTTTGGTGCTATCATTCAAAAAATAATCGTAAAAGATAAAAATGGTCTCCCTACAAATATGGTAGTGGGTTTTGATGGGCCAGAAGATTATCTAATCAACCCAATGTTTTTAGGTGCTTGCATAGGGCGCTACGCAGGGAGAATCTCTCAAGGAAGTTTTTCATTAGACGGTAAAACATTTGCTATTCATAAAGAAGAGGGCGTTCATTTACATGGCGGCACCAGAGGTTTTGATAAAAAATATTTTAAGGTTGATGAAATTAATCACGGCGCTAAACCTTTCATACAACTTTCTTATTTAAGTGAACATTTAGAAGAAGGCTATCCCGGAAATTTAAAAGTAACCGTTACCTATACTTTAGATGATGATGCTTTAATCATTACACATAAAGCAACAACCGATAAAAAAACTGTAGTTAATTTAACAAATCACTCGTATTTTAAATTAGACAACGCAGCAGAAATAAACCATTACGATTTACAATTAGACTGTTCTAAAATCCTAGATACGGATAAAAACCTTCTTCCTTCAGGAAAATTAACTGAAGTTGCGTATACTAATTATGATTTTTTAGAAAAGAAAAAAATAAACACTACACGATTGGATACTCCCTTTGTTATTTCTAAAAGTAAAGATATCTGCGCATCCGTGCACTCCGGAATTTCTGGAATTACTTTAGAAGTAACAACGAACCAACCTGCGGTAGTCATTTACACTCCTGAAACTACAGGGTCTATCTGCTTTGAAACACAAAATTATCCTGACGCCCCAAATCATCCTAATTTCCCATCGAGTGTATTAAGTAATGGAGAAAAATATTTCAATCAATCTACCTTTCGATTTAAAGCATAA
- a CDS encoding glycosyltransferase family 39 protein yields the protein MISNTRYWLLLFLICVVYIAGLFSTLFENDSAQFAVMAMRMAQENDFINLIKGTGEYLDKPHMHYWLAALSFKIFGLHDWAYRIPGMLAIFLGAYSCYGLGRLLYNEYVGKTAALIFLSSQTIVLSVIDVRTDAVLTGFTIFALWQLTSYINKNSLLNIVLGAFGAGIAFSTKGQIALVVLGLPLLCHLAYTRKWMQFINWRVLVAILVFTITITPILYAYYLQFDLHPEKIIRGRSHRSGIFFILWEQSFERMSGEGIGKNSSDYFFFFHTFLWVFLPWTVIGIVAYYCKVKTFIQLKFKYNPKYEFLTLGGITLIFIIISFAQFKLPHYLNIVIPLFAILTAAYLYSLKVYSKDRAIKILLGIQYFIFGLIFVVISLFCFYVFEFESMISYILFAVAGAICIYFTLKREAYAIRVLTIASLSSILLNAVLNFHFYPNLLEYQAGSAMANVVAKNNIPVDKIYKLSEEHTWSLDFYNQKPVQITKIDALEDIKDSWVYISEDELLQLRDVGLDWDQQFEVDDFRITRLQARFLNPATRKKVIKHKYLIHLIN from the coding sequence ATGATATCTAATACAAGGTATTGGCTTTTATTATTTCTTATATGTGTCGTATATATAGCTGGACTATTTTCTACGTTGTTTGAAAATGATTCCGCCCAATTTGCAGTGATGGCTATGAGAATGGCCCAAGAAAACGATTTTATAAACTTAATAAAGGGAACTGGCGAATATCTAGATAAGCCGCATATGCATTATTGGCTTGCTGCGTTATCTTTCAAAATTTTTGGGCTACATGATTGGGCTTATCGTATTCCAGGAATGTTAGCGATATTTTTAGGGGCTTATAGTTGTTATGGTTTAGGACGTTTATTATACAACGAATATGTTGGGAAAACAGCCGCTTTAATTTTTCTTAGCTCACAAACTATAGTTTTGTCTGTAATAGACGTTAGAACTGATGCTGTTTTAACAGGCTTTACAATTTTTGCGCTTTGGCAATTGACGAGCTATATCAATAAAAATTCTCTTTTAAATATTGTTCTAGGCGCTTTCGGGGCGGGTATTGCTTTTTCTACAAAAGGTCAAATTGCATTGGTTGTTTTAGGATTGCCTCTTTTATGTCATTTGGCATATACGCGTAAATGGATGCAATTTATTAATTGGCGTGTTCTTGTTGCTATCTTAGTTTTTACAATTACAATTACGCCTATTCTTTATGCATACTACCTACAGTTTGATTTGCATCCAGAAAAAATAATTCGCGGACGTAGCCATAGAAGTGGTATCTTTTTTATTCTTTGGGAGCAGAGTTTTGAACGTATGAGTGGGGAAGGGATCGGGAAAAATAGTAGTGACTATTTCTTCTTTTTTCATACTTTTTTATGGGTTTTCTTACCTTGGACGGTAATAGGGATAGTCGCGTATTATTGTAAAGTAAAAACTTTTATACAGCTTAAATTTAAATACAATCCTAAATACGAATTTTTAACGCTTGGGGGTATCACCTTAATTTTTATAATCATCAGTTTTGCACAGTTTAAATTACCGCACTACTTAAATATTGTAATTCCATTATTTGCGATACTTACTGCAGCTTATTTATACAGCTTAAAGGTATACTCAAAAGACAGAGCCATTAAAATTCTCCTAGGAATTCAATACTTTATATTTGGATTGATTTTCGTCGTGATTTCATTATTCTGTTTTTATGTGTTTGAATTTGAATCCATGATTTCTTATATCTTATTTGCTGTGGCTGGTGCTATTTGTATTTATTTTACGTTAAAACGCGAAGCTTATGCAATACGAGTTTTAACAATCGCATCCTTGTCTTCTATCCTATTAAACGCGGTATTGAATTTTCATTTTTACCCTAATTTATTAGAGTACCAAGCAGGTTCTGCTATGGCGAATGTAGTAGCTAAGAATAATATTCCGGTTGATAAAATTTATAAACTAAGTGAAGAGCATACTTGGTCTTTAGATTTTTATAATCAGAAACCTGTGCAAATTACTAAAATAGATGCCTTAGAAGATATTAAAGATTCATGGGTGTATATTTCTGAAGATGAGTTATTGCAGTTAAGAGATGTTGGTTTGGATTGGGACCAACAATTTGAGGTGGATGATTTTAGAATAACGAGACTCCAAGCTAGATTTTTAAATCCTGCTACGCGCAAAAAAGTGATTAAGCATAAATACTTAATTCATCTGATAAATTAA
- the meaB gene encoding methylmalonyl Co-A mutase-associated GTPase MeaB has product MKKNNKKSALEEKEGIHLDAISNKASIAKIKSFRKNQPSVSSLIQGIHNGDKIALSRGITLVESKSKPHAIQANQIIEACISDKKNTLRIGITGVPGVGKSTFIEALGKHLTNIGKKVAVLAVDPTSSLSRGSILGDKTRMEALVKDENAFIRPSPSGDSLGGVARKTRESIILCEAANFDVILIETVGVGQSETAVHSMVDFFLLLKLAGAGDELQGIKRGIMEMTDTIVINKADGKNKQAAKLARIEFTRALHFYPPKENGWIPNVLECSALENEGISEVWQTILNFKEATAASMYENRKHQNKFWLLQTIEDNLKIRFYQDDTIQEKLKELTSLVMNAKVSPFVAAEQLLALHQKELK; this is encoded by the coding sequence TTGAAAAAAAATAATAAAAAATCAGCCTTAGAAGAAAAAGAAGGAATACATCTTGATGCTATTTCTAATAAAGCTTCTATTGCTAAAATTAAAAGTTTTAGAAAAAATCAGCCTTCTGTATCCAGTTTAATTCAGGGTATTCACAACGGAGATAAAATAGCATTGAGTAGAGGAATCACTCTGGTTGAGAGTAAAAGCAAACCACACGCAATACAAGCTAATCAAATTATTGAAGCTTGTATTTCAGATAAAAAAAATACCTTACGAATAGGCATCACAGGAGTACCGGGTGTAGGCAAAAGTACTTTTATTGAAGCTTTAGGAAAACACTTGACCAATATTGGTAAAAAAGTAGCTGTTTTAGCGGTAGATCCAACGAGCTCTTTGAGTAGAGGAAGTATTTTAGGCGATAAAACAAGAATGGAAGCTTTGGTTAAAGATGAGAATGCTTTTATTAGGCCATCTCCTTCTGGAGATTCCTTAGGAGGCGTGGCTAGAAAAACTAGAGAATCTATAATTCTATGCGAAGCTGCTAATTTTGATGTTATCTTAATTGAAACCGTAGGCGTTGGTCAAAGTGAAACCGCAGTGCATAGCATGGTCGATTTTTTCTTATTACTAAAACTTGCCGGAGCCGGAGACGAGTTACAAGGTATTAAAAGAGGTATTATGGAAATGACAGATACTATCGTCATTAATAAAGCCGATGGTAAAAACAAACAAGCAGCAAAATTAGCACGTATAGAATTTACTAGAGCCTTGCACTTTTATCCACCTAAAGAAAATGGATGGATTCCCAATGTACTAGAATGTTCTGCCTTAGAAAACGAAGGTATTTCTGAAGTCTGGCAAACTATCTTAAACTTTAAAGAAGCTACAGCAGCTTCTATGTATGAAAACCGAAAACACCAAAATAAATTTTGGCTACTACAAACAATAGAAGACAATTTAAAAATACGTTTTTACCAAGATGATACCATTCAAGAAAAACTAAAAGAACTTACTTCTCTAGTAATGAATGCAAAAGTATCCCCGTTTGTTGCTGCGGAGCAATTGTTAGCCCTACATCAAAAAGAACTTAAATAA
- a CDS encoding MATE family efflux transporter produces the protein MLQQYTKEFKYNLTLAVPVIMGMLGHTFVQLADNIMVGQLGTAELAAVSLGNSFVFVAMSLGIGFSTAITPLVAEADSAGKKQEGKSALKHGLLLCTVLGLFLFGVIMLAKPVMHLMKQPPEVVALAMPYLDLVAFSLVPLIIFQAFKQFSEGLSQTKYPMYATILANVVNITLNYLLIFGNFGFPKMGIVGAAIGTLASRVIMVLFIWLLLRSKKKFHDYVTGFNFAKLESRVIEKIFSLGFPSALQMFFEVGIFTSAVWLSGVLGKNHQAANQIALNLSSMTFMVGMGLGVAAMIRVANQKGLSDFKSLRRIAISIFFLTLLLEIVFALIFFVYNQWLPTIYLNVDDVANKADNMEVIAIAAQLLIVAAIFQISDGLQVVILGALRGLQDVVVPTFITFIAYWLIGFPTSYYLSLHTELKSTGIWIGLLVGLTASAILLYIRFNGQTKKKIAAV, from the coding sequence TTGTTACAACAATATACCAAAGAATTTAAATACAATTTGACCCTTGCGGTTCCTGTTATTATGGGGATGCTTGGGCATACATTTGTACAACTTGCAGATAACATCATGGTAGGGCAATTGGGTACTGCAGAATTAGCAGCGGTATCATTAGGAAACAGTTTTGTTTTTGTGGCGATGTCTTTGGGGATTGGCTTTTCTACCGCAATAACTCCCTTAGTAGCGGAAGCAGATTCCGCAGGGAAAAAGCAAGAGGGGAAAAGCGCCTTAAAACACGGTTTGTTACTCTGCACTGTTTTAGGTTTGTTTTTATTTGGAGTCATTATGTTGGCCAAACCGGTCATGCATTTAATGAAACAACCACCAGAAGTGGTAGCATTAGCAATGCCCTATTTAGATTTAGTGGCTTTTTCTTTAGTTCCGCTTATTATTTTTCAAGCCTTCAAACAATTTTCAGAAGGTTTGTCACAAACAAAATATCCAATGTATGCCACAATTTTAGCCAATGTGGTGAACATTACTTTAAACTACCTTTTGATCTTTGGTAATTTTGGATTTCCTAAAATGGGAATCGTAGGGGCGGCAATAGGTACTTTAGCTTCTCGGGTAATTATGGTATTATTTATTTGGTTACTTCTAAGGAGTAAAAAGAAATTCCATGATTATGTTACTGGATTTAATTTTGCTAAACTTGAAAGTAGAGTCATTGAAAAAATTTTTAGTCTCGGTTTTCCATCAGCACTACAAATGTTTTTTGAAGTAGGTATATTTACCTCTGCGGTATGGTTAAGCGGAGTGCTTGGAAAAAATCATCAGGCAGCAAACCAGATCGCTTTAAACTTGTCTAGTATGACCTTTATGGTAGGTATGGGTTTAGGCGTTGCGGCTATGATTCGTGTGGCTAATCAAAAAGGGTTGTCAGACTTTAAATCCTTAAGACGTATTGCAATTTCAATATTTTTCCTCACCCTGTTGTTAGAAATTGTCTTTGCACTTATTTTCTTTGTCTATAACCAATGGTTGCCAACCATCTATTTAAATGTAGATGATGTTGCCAATAAAGCGGATAATATGGAGGTGATTGCTATAGCAGCCCAATTATTAATTGTTGCTGCTATATTTCAGATTTCTGATGGTTTACAAGTCGTGATATTGGGTGCGTTAAGAGGGTTACAAGACGTGGTAGTGCCAACTTTTATTACATTTATTGCGTATTGGTTGATTGGTTTTCCAACAAGTTACTATTTAAGCTTGCACACAGAATTAAAAAGTACAGGTATTTGGATAGGATTGTTAGTAGGTTTAACAGCTTCGGCAATATTATTATATATTCGATTCAATGGGCAAACAAAAAAGAAAATAGCAGCAGTATAA
- a CDS encoding phosphatase PAP2 family protein, whose amino-acid sequence MLEELLQHDKNLFLFLNHLGSSTWDGFWLFITNKFSAIPLYIVLAFLFYRSFGLKRTLLLFVVIALMITATDQVANLFKYGFKRLRPCHDEEIGALVRLVKNSCGGQYGYFSAHASNSFAVALFLGQLLKEKYKNIVYLLLFWALLVAYSRIYIGVHYPLDVITGALIGLIFSWLFIKLYIFATQKFSL is encoded by the coding sequence ATGTTAGAAGAGCTTTTACAACACGATAAAAACCTTTTTCTTTTTTTAAATCATTTAGGGTCTTCTACCTGGGATGGTTTTTGGTTGTTTATAACCAATAAGTTTAGTGCTATTCCGCTTTACATTGTATTGGCTTTTTTATTTTATAGAAGTTTTGGTTTAAAAAGAACCTTACTGTTATTTGTTGTGATTGCACTAATGATTACCGCTACCGATCAAGTTGCTAATTTATTTAAGTATGGGTTTAAACGCTTAAGACCTTGTCATGATGAAGAAATAGGAGCATTGGTTCGTTTGGTAAAAAACTCTTGTGGTGGTCAGTATGGATATTTTTCGGCACACGCTTCTAATTCCTTTGCAGTTGCCCTATTTTTGGGGCAGTTATTGAAAGAAAAATATAAAAATATAGTTTATTTACTACTTTTTTGGGCACTTTTGGTTGCCTATAGTCGTATCTACATTGGAGTGCATTATCCCTTAGATGTGATAACAGGTGCCCTAATTGGTCTCATTTTTAGTTGGTTATTTATAAAGTTGTATATATTTGCAACTCAGAAGTTTAGTTTATGA
- a CDS encoding glycosyltransferase family 2 protein, which produces MTVLTDALLSIVVPLYNEEDNVVLLTEKIHESLVGYTYQIIYIDDFSTDATRMVVKKMNDSKVHLIELKKNYGQSLALAAGIDYAEGEYIITMDGDLQNDPSDIPQMLSYAISGEYDLITGIRQKRKDSLVKKIPSKIANFLVRRVTKLDIKDNGCALKVFTKDIAKDLNLYGEMHRFITLLAYLEGAQIKQVPVKHHARHAGVSKYGLERVFKVIADMMLLLFIRKYFQRPIHLFGIFGVLLILLGGIINIYLLVVKLMGEDIGNRPLLIFGLMFILAGIQLFTIGIVMELLIRTYYESQQKRPYRIKKILIGDKAQ; this is translated from the coding sequence ATGACTGTTTTAACTGACGCGCTTCTTTCTATTGTTGTTCCTTTATATAATGAAGAAGACAATGTTGTTTTACTTACGGAGAAAATCCATGAAAGTCTTGTAGGCTATACCTATCAGATAATATATATAGATGATTTCTCTACAGATGCAACACGCATGGTAGTTAAAAAAATGAACGATAGTAAGGTTCATTTGATTGAATTAAAGAAAAATTACGGTCAGAGTTTAGCCCTAGCAGCAGGAATAGATTATGCAGAGGGAGAATACATTATTACCATGGATGGGGATTTACAGAATGACCCAAGTGATATTCCTCAAATGCTTTCTTACGCTATTAGTGGTGAATATGATTTAATTACGGGTATTCGTCAAAAGAGAAAAGATTCTTTAGTTAAAAAAATTCCTTCTAAAATCGCAAATTTTTTAGTGCGCCGTGTGACCAAGTTAGATATAAAAGATAATGGGTGTGCTCTAAAGGTTTTTACAAAAGATATTGCTAAGGATTTAAACCTATATGGCGAAATGCATCGCTTTATAACGTTGCTAGCCTATTTAGAAGGTGCACAGATTAAGCAAGTACCCGTAAAGCACCATGCTAGACATGCTGGTGTCTCTAAATATGGTTTAGAAAGAGTGTTTAAAGTGATTGCAGATATGATGCTCCTTTTATTCATTCGAAAATATTTTCAGCGACCAATTCACTTATTTGGAATTTTCGGAGTTTTACTCATTCTTTTAGGTGGAATAATTAACATATACCTATTAGTTGTAAAATTAATGGGTGAAGATATTGGCAACCGCCCATTGTTAATTTTTGGATTGATGTTTATTTTAGCAGGTATTCAGCTCTTTACTATAGGAATTGTGATGGAATTATTAATTAGAACCTACTATGAATCACAGCAAAAACGACCATACCGAATTAAAAAAATTCTTATAGGTGATAAAGCCCAATAA
- a CDS encoding organic hydroperoxide resistance protein, with the protein MKTIFESSATNTGGRSGHVTTEGGLIDLDVKMPNGKDPIEEKYTNPEQLFAAAYSTCFAGALQAVAKENGVDDLGDFSVTAVIGFGKDDDGFNIEATLDAYLPTVDKEKGEELINAAHEICPYSKATRDNITVNLNLLLDE; encoded by the coding sequence ATGAAAACAATATTCGAGTCAAGTGCAACAAATACAGGTGGTAGGTCTGGTCATGTAACTACGGAAGGCGGACTAATTGATTTAGATGTGAAAATGCCGAATGGGAAAGACCCTATCGAAGAAAAATATACAAATCCAGAACAATTATTTGCTGCAGCATATTCTACTTGTTTTGCGGGTGCATTGCAAGCTGTAGCAAAAGAAAATGGAGTAGATGACTTAGGCGATTTTAGTGTAACCGCTGTTATAGGTTTTGGAAAAGATGATGATGGTTTTAATATAGAAGCAACTTTAGATGCTTATTTGCCTACGGTAGATAAAGAAAAAGGAGAGGAGCTAATTAATGCTGCTCACGAAATTTGTCCTTACAGCAAAGCAACAAGAGATAATATCACCGTAAATCTTAATTTACTTCTAGACGAGTAA
- a CDS encoding peptidoglycan DD-metalloendopeptidase family protein: protein MSELENVLMAYSKTSISILDKEIPFGKYCTLDLSSSNESLASIAITDPNECQQYIDTVLSSNDGMVAYGGYLEKRNLYADKSSFSKEQHIARNIHLGIDYWSVAGTKVLVPLDGTVHSFKNNDTVGDYGPTIILKHTINKVSFYTLYGHLSLDTIARLEVGAAFKAGDCIGYLGTPDINVNYAPHLHFQIINSIGAYLGDYPGVCNGKDLEFYSNNCPNPDLLLKIASH from the coding sequence ATGAGTGAATTAGAGAACGTATTGATGGCATATTCTAAAACTAGTATTTCTATTCTCGATAAAGAAATACCCTTTGGTAAGTATTGTACTTTAGATCTATCTAGTTCCAATGAGTCTTTAGCTAGCATAGCTATTACGGATCCAAATGAATGTCAACAGTATATTGATACGGTTCTTTCTTCAAATGATGGCATGGTTGCTTATGGCGGATATTTAGAAAAGAGAAACCTTTATGCAGATAAGTCCAGCTTTTCTAAAGAACAACATATTGCAAGAAATATTCATTTAGGAATAGATTATTGGTCCGTTGCAGGTACTAAAGTGCTAGTTCCTCTAGACGGTACAGTTCATAGTTTTAAGAATAATGATACTGTGGGCGATTATGGACCTACAATTATATTGAAGCATACCATTAATAAGGTAAGCTTTTATACCTTATACGGTCACTTATCCTTAGACACTATAGCGCGTCTAGAAGTTGGTGCTGCTTTTAAAGCAGGAGATTGTATAGGTTATTTAGGAACACCAGATATTAATGTGAATTATGCACCACACCTACATTTTCAAATTATAAATTCTATAGGAGCTTATTTGGGGGATTATCCTGGAGTATGTAATGGCAAAGATTTAGAATTTTATAGCAACAATTGTCCTAATCCTGATCTACTCTTAAAAATAGCGTCGCATTAA
- a CDS encoding RNA polymerase sigma factor — MEKLLKFQTDLIEQCKANDRRAQMKLYDKYCDGMFCVVMRYLQNSDDAEDVLQESFIKAFVKIDQFKGEVTFGAWLKKIVIHKCIDYLKAKRKQHVPLEENEQHLVEDEDWNVEVSITIEEVRVAIDTLSEKYRYVLLLYLIEGYDHSEISQILNIQETTCRTQLMRGKAYLKEKLTKKKYESRS; from the coding sequence TTGGAAAAATTGTTAAAATTCCAAACAGACTTAATTGAGCAATGTAAGGCTAACGATCGTAGAGCGCAAATGAAACTCTATGATAAGTATTGTGATGGTATGTTTTGCGTAGTAATGCGGTATTTGCAAAATAGTGATGATGCAGAAGACGTTTTGCAGGAATCATTTATTAAAGCATTTGTAAAAATAGACCAGTTTAAGGGGGAAGTTACATTTGGAGCATGGTTAAAAAAAATTGTTATTCATAAATGTATAGATTATCTGAAGGCCAAGCGCAAGCAACACGTTCCTTTAGAAGAGAATGAACAGCATCTCGTTGAAGATGAGGATTGGAATGTAGAAGTATCAATTACCATCGAAGAAGTTAGAGTCGCTATTGATACTCTTTCCGAAAAATACAGGTATGTTTTACTACTCTATTTAATAGAAGGGTATGATCATTCTGAAATTTCCCAGATATTGAATATTCAAGAAACCACCTGTAGGACGCAACTTATGAGAGGTAAAGCTTATTTAAAAGAAAAATTAACAAAAAAGAAGTATGAATCAAGATCTTAG